The following proteins are co-located in the Candidatus Accumulibacter cognatus genome:
- a CDS encoding DUF692 domain-containing protein: MRNTLNGFGLGLRTEHYRDFVESPWHVDWLEIISENYLVAGGKPLYYLDRIRRDYPMVMHGVSLSIGSCDAPDSAYLRQLRALVDRVEPAWVSDHLCWTGTGSLNLHDLLPLPYTEAALRQLEARVAQVQEALGQPLLLENVSSYVRYRADEMSEWEFIDELVRRTGCELLLDVNNVYVSSVNHHFNPHTFIDAMPLTAVRQIHLAGHEKHGGYLIDTHDQPICEAVWDLYAYTVGRLGSIPTMIERDDNIPPLAELIAELDCVRALAQRIQAKQAA, translated from the coding sequence ATGCGCAACACCCTGAACGGCTTCGGCCTGGGCCTTCGTACTGAACATTACCGGGATTTTGTCGAGTCTCCATGGCACGTGGACTGGCTTGAAATCATCTCCGAAAACTATCTCGTCGCGGGGGGCAAACCCCTTTACTATCTTGATCGCATCCGCCGTGACTATCCTATGGTGATGCATGGTGTTTCGCTCTCGATTGGCAGCTGCGATGCACCTGATTCTGCGTACTTGCGGCAGTTGCGAGCACTGGTCGACCGCGTTGAGCCGGCCTGGGTTTCGGACCATCTGTGCTGGACCGGAACCGGATCGTTGAACCTCCACGATCTGCTGCCACTGCCTTACACCGAGGCGGCCCTGCGGCAACTCGAGGCCCGCGTGGCCCAGGTACAGGAGGCTCTCGGCCAACCGCTATTGCTGGAGAACGTTTCCAGCTATGTGCGCTACCGCGCCGACGAGATGAGCGAATGGGAGTTCATCGACGAATTGGTCAGGCGTACCGGCTGTGAGTTGCTGCTCGACGTGAATAATGTCTACGTGAGCAGTGTCAATCACCATTTCAATCCGCATACCTTCATTGATGCCATGCCGCTTACTGCAGTTCGCCAGATTCATCTCGCTGGACACGAGAAGCATGGCGGTTACCTCATCGATACCCACGATCAACCAATTTGTGAAGCCGTCTGGGATCTGTACGCCTATACCGTTGGACGACTTGGTTCGATACCAACGATGATCGAACGCGATGACAACATTCCGCCGCTCGCGGAACTCATCGCCGAACTCGACTGCGTTCGTGCGCTGGCACAGCGCATCCAGGCCAAACAGGCAGCATGA